A stretch of Vigna angularis cultivar LongXiaoDou No.4 chromosome 4, ASM1680809v1, whole genome shotgun sequence DNA encodes these proteins:
- the LOC108331293 gene encoding probable WRKY transcription factor 53, producing the protein MDNMDNMGDPKSIIQELLQGLELARQLEVHLHTPSSSRETRDLLIHNIISIFEKALEMVNWKGPVPVGESSQLPLAAAIRMSDSPISSSPQSEDSERDLKDQDNNAFKKRNTLPRWTKRIRVTPGMGVEGPLDDGHSWRKYGQKDILGAMYPRGYYRCTHRTVQGCMATKQVQRSDEDPTIFEINYRGNHTCTVAHSAGTSSIIPLENQEPTLNNTNQQQNILQSLEQQPNDLLLSLREGLRVQTQNLDSTDQSFSPFRFPLSTNMENEGQVFPPHVLENFTSPYMSPATSGISHFSVSPTGVNNFGGNQNLSTFESHINDMIPAVTSAPNSAAVALEFPFDQFGFDGQNLRFGNP; encoded by the exons ATGGACAACATGGACAACATGGGAGACCCAAAGAGCATCATACAAGAACTGCTACAAGGTTTGGAGTTGGCAAGGCAGCTAGAAGTGCATCTTCACACGCCTTCTTCGTCCCGCGAAACCCGTGACCTCCTCATCCACAACATCATATCCATCTTTGAAAAGGCACTTGAAATGGTAAATTGGAAAGGTCCGGTGCCTGTCGGTGAGTCATCACAACTGCCCCTGGCAGCCGCAATCCGAATGTCAGACTCACCTATCAGCAGTAGTCCCCAAAGTGAAGACTCTGAGAGAGATTTGAAGGACCAAGACAACAATGCTTTCAAGAAAAG AAACACTTTGCCCAGATGGACAAAAAGGATTCGGGTTACACCGGGAATGGGGGTGGAAGGGCCTCTTGACGATGGACATAGTTGGAGAAAGTATGGTCAGAAAGACATCCTTGGAGCCATGTACCCCAG GGGCTATTACAGATGTACCCACAGAACTGTGCAAGGTTGCATGGCAACAAAGCAAGTTCAAAGATCTGATGAGGACCCTACAATTTTTGAAATCAATTATCGAGGAAATCACACATGCACGGTGGCCCACAGCGCGGGTACTTCTTCAATAATTCCACTAGAAAACCAAGAACCAACTCTGAACAACACAAATCAGCAGCAGAATATCTTGCAGAGCCTTGAGCAGCAACCAAATGATTTACTTTTGAGTCTCCGAGAAGGGTTGAGAGTCCAAACACAAAACCTTGATTCCACTGACCAATCATTTTCTCCATTCCGTTTCCCTTTATCAACAAACATGGAAAACGAAGGTCAGGTTTTCCCTCCTCATGTTCTTGAAAATTTCACTTCTCCTTATATGTCACCTGCTACATCCGGAATCAGCCACTTTTCGGTGTCTCCAACTGGGGTGAACAATTTTGGAGGGAACCAAAATTTGTCAACTTTTGAGTCTCATATCAATGACATGATCCCTGCTGTTACTTCTGCTCCAAACTCAGCAGCTGTTGCTTTAGAGTTTCCTTTCGACCAGTTTGGATTTGATGGTCAGAACCTCAGATTCGGTAACCCATGA
- the LOC108331150 gene encoding transcription factor SPEECHLESS, with amino-acid sequence MDDNLCDIFDDKEFGSDHFGGDDLFAILESLESDFTHFPPINEETVAVSKENEDVSRLVSQKSTSSSAPLDYSETEFETSSKTKRQKLTPTTPEEANPDGQQRMSHITVERNRRKQMNEHLSVLRSLMPCFYVKRGDQASIIGGVVDYINELQQVLQALEAKKQRKVYSEVLSPRLVSSPRPSPLSPRKPPLSPRLNLPISPRTPQPGSPYRPRLQQGYNNMISPTMSNSLDPSPTSSANSSINDNINELVANSKSATADVEVKFSGPHVLLKTVSQRIPGQALKIITALEDLALEILHVNINCAADDTMLNSFTIKIGIECQLSAEELAQQIQQTFC; translated from the exons ATGGACGACAACTTATGTGACATTTTCGACGACAAAGAGTTTGGGAGCGACCACTTTGGTGGGGACGATCTATTCGCCATTTTGGAGAGCCTAGAATCGGACTTCACCCATTTCCCTCCCATTAACGAAGAAACTGTTGCTGTCTCCAAAGAGAACGAGGATGTCTCCAGATTGGTGTCTCAAAAGTCTACCTCGTCAAGTGCTCCACTAGATTATTCCGAAACTGAGTTTGAAACCTCATCAAAAACCAAGAGACAGAAGCTTACTCCTACCACGCCAGAGGAAGCAAACCCGGATGGACAACAAAGGATGTCTCACATCACCGTTGAACGCAACCGGAGAAAGCAGATGAATGAACACTTGTCTGTATTGAGGTCGCTTATGCCTTGCTTTTATGTCAAACGG GGAGATCAAGCATCCATAATCGGAGGTGTGGTTGATTACATCAACGAGTTGCAGCAAGTGCTCCAAGCCCTGGAGGCCAAGAAACAAAGGAAAGTTTACAGTGAAGTGCTAAGCCCTAGGCTGGTTTCAAGCCCAAGGCCCTCACCTCTGAGTCCTCGGAAACCACCTCTGAGCCCGAGACTAAACTTGCCCATTAGCCCAAGAACTCCACAACCAGGAAGTCCTTACAGGCCAAGGTTGCAACAAGGCTACAACAACATGATTTCACCAACCATGTCCAACTCTCTCGACCCTTCTCCCACTTCTTCTGCTAATTCCTCCATCAACGACAACATCAACGAGCTTGTTGCAAACTCCAAATCCGCCACTGCTGATGTGGAGGTCAAGTTTTCAGGGCCCCACGTTCTTCTCAAAACGGTGTCTCAACGAATTCCCGGACAGGCTCTGAAGATAATCACAGCACTTGAAGATCTCGCGCTAGAAATCCTCCATGTCAACATTAATTGTGCTGCTGATGATACCATGCTAAATTCATTCACTATCAAG ATTGGAATTGAATGCCAACTGAGTGCAGAAGAATTGGCTCAACAAATCCAGCAAACATTCTGCTAA